The Manis javanica isolate MJ-LG chromosome 4, MJ_LKY, whole genome shotgun sequence genome contains a region encoding:
- the HES2 gene encoding transcription factor HES-2 isoform X1 — protein sequence MGLPRRAGHPAELRKSLKPLLEKRRRARINASLRQLKGLILPLLGRESSRHSKLEKADILEMTVRFLQELPASSCPAEAPTPSNSYRDGYRACVARLARVLPAYRILEPALSARLLEHLRRRAVGATSEGGRAGASCGPPAPSPPPAPAPSPAPSPPAPARSPGLWRPW from the exons ATGGGGCTGCCTCGCAGGGCGGGGCACCCGGCGGAGCTACGCAAG AGCCTGAAGCCCCTGCTGGAGAAGCGCCGCCGCGCGCGCATCAACGCGAGCCTCAGGCAGCTCAAGGGGCTCATCCTGCCGCTGCTGGGCAGGGAG AGCTCCCGCCACTCCAAGCTGGAGAAGGCGGACATCCTGGAAATGACCGTACGCTTCCTGCAGGAGCTGCCTGCGTCCTCCTGCCCCGCGGAAGCGCCCA CGCCCTCCAACAGCTACCGAGATGGCTACCGCGCCTGTGTGGCGCGCCTGGCCCGCGTGCTGCCCGCCTACCGCATCCTGGAGCCCGCACTGAGCGCTCGCCTGCTGGAGCACCTGCGGCGGAGAGCGGTGGGCGCCACCTCCGAGGGCGGGCGCGCTGGGGCCTCCTGCGGCCCGCCCGCGCCCTCACCTCCGCCTGCTCCGGCGCCCTCGCCCGCTCCCTCGCCACCTGCGCCGGCCCGCAGCCCCGGCCTCTGGCGTCCCTGGTAG
- the HES2 gene encoding transcription factor HES-2 isoform X2 produces MGLPRRAGHPAELRKSLKPLLEKRRRARINASLRQLKGLILPLLGREELPASSCPAEAPTPSNSYRDGYRACVARLARVLPAYRILEPALSARLLEHLRRRAVGATSEGGRAGASCGPPAPSPPPAPAPSPAPSPPAPARSPGLWRPW; encoded by the exons ATGGGGCTGCCTCGCAGGGCGGGGCACCCGGCGGAGCTACGCAAG AGCCTGAAGCCCCTGCTGGAGAAGCGCCGCCGCGCGCGCATCAACGCGAGCCTCAGGCAGCTCAAGGGGCTCATCCTGCCGCTGCTGGGCAGGGAG GAGCTGCCTGCGTCCTCCTGCCCCGCGGAAGCGCCCA CGCCCTCCAACAGCTACCGAGATGGCTACCGCGCCTGTGTGGCGCGCCTGGCCCGCGTGCTGCCCGCCTACCGCATCCTGGAGCCCGCACTGAGCGCTCGCCTGCTGGAGCACCTGCGGCGGAGAGCGGTGGGCGCCACCTCCGAGGGCGGGCGCGCTGGGGCCTCCTGCGGCCCGCCCGCGCCCTCACCTCCGCCTGCTCCGGCGCCCTCGCCCGCTCCCTCGCCACCTGCGCCGGCCCGCAGCCCCGGCCTCTGGCGTCCCTGGTAG